From Quercus lobata isolate SW786 chromosome 11, ValleyOak3.0 Primary Assembly, whole genome shotgun sequence:
ACTTTTGGTTGCATCATTGTCACTTCCTAGTTTCAATTCTTTAGaaattgtcttttttctttttaaagcaaaattttTCTGCAATTTGTGTATGGAGTGCATTGTCATTTTATTAAGAAGAGTTCCCAAATTCTGATGCATTAAATAAGCTTGTTCAAGCACATTGTTGAAGTTGTAACCACTGTATATGATTACTGTTTTTGCCATTTTTGTTTACAGCTGATGTAATTCAAGCactttttttcacaattttttttttttttatattttttatattgtttacatttttactttaatttttttaatatattttatttaatggttgagatttaaagttgcttttcaactttcaatctctACCATGAATTGCAATTGCATCAGGTGATAGTTCACCTGATCTATGTTTCAAGCTGTTCTGCCCAGATCACCCTCAGCTCAGGTTAGACTCCCTGCCTCTCTCTCTGTATTTTGTTCACTCTGGTTCTGTCTTTTTTACTCTGTTTTTCTCTGTTCTGTGTTGTTTGGGTTAAATTTCAGTGAGATTTTGTGGGTTCTTAATATCTGTTACTGGGTTTTCAGTAGGTAGTGTTTGGGTGTGTGATTTTCCTGTTGAGCAGTGGGGGTTTTGTAAACAGTAGGTTTTATCtcattttgtctttttgaaGGAAGCAGAGAACAATGTCAGACAACTTACCAGCTAAAGTCTCCAAATCATTATTcactaaagaagaagaagaagaagtagcgATGTGGGAATTTCTGCCTCCCGAAATCCTACCCAATATTCTCCTACGCCTACCTACAAAATCCATTGTAAAGTTCACCTCTGTCTGCAAAACATGGAGATCCCTCATTCGAAACCCTGACTTCATTTCTGCTCATCTTAAGCTTTCCGACCACAACCAACCCCTCCTCCTCTTCAGGTTCTGCTCTGACGGCCGCCTGAAACAGCCCTACCTAGATTACCTAGTTAGGGACACCGATGAAAAAGAAgtctacaaattgtattgtgaCAACCAAGATTTCAATGAACATGCCAGGTTTGACTTCCCTTTTCATACTCTCGGCCGTACACCAATATTTAGGGTGGTTGGTACTTGTAATGGCCTTGTCTGTGTTGAGGATGATGGTTTATTGGGCAGAATTATTCTCTGGAACCCTTGTGTTAGAATGTTTGTGGAACTTCCTACACCCAGTATCACCTATCAGGGCTATCACGAGGAAGATGGGTATGGGTATGATGCGGCTATTGGGCTTGGATTTGATTCCAAAACTAATGACTATAAGGTGGTGAGGGTTGTGACAGTTGTGGATGTGTGGAGGTGTGTTGACTGGGGTGTGTCTTCACCAAAGGTTGAGGTTTACTCACTTGCCACAGGTGAATGGAGTATGGTTACAACTGCTTTGCCTGGTGCTGTACATCCTTGTGACCCTATGCCTTTTGTTAATGGCGCTCTGCATTGGGTTGCTTTGAGGAGAACTAATTACAATAAACATCGCAATTTTATTACAGTGCTCGATTTGGGGGACATGGTTTTCCGTGAGATAGCACTGCCTATACTTTCGGATGAAAAAGATTATGGAAATGAGTCTCACATTCATCCCTTAATTTCAGCATATGGGAATTCCCTTGCCCTGATTCACGGGGGTCGTGGTCTCAATTTGAATGTATGGCTGATGAAAAGGTATGCAGATGCATCTTCATGGACCAAAATTGTGATTTTTCCTCATTTAGGTCCGTTGGATCAAGCTATCAATGACATAGAAGATGTGGGTTACGGGTTCAAACCCGGGTTCAAACCCAGTGCCAAAGGTTTTAGGAAGAATGGTGAGGTTTTAGTGGAATTGTATGAACAACCATTCGTCTCACAAGACCTCGAGACACATGAGTGTAAAGATCTTCCGATTTCTGCATATAACTATACTTTCGTTGGTTCTTATGTTAAGAGTCTAGTTTTGCTCGACAAACCCAACCGTGCAGCAACTTATTAAGGAAAATGAAAGAGGAACAACAACAGGCAAgatgcattttatttttgtgtttattttttatggttttccATTTTGCTCTTTATATATACTTTGCATTGATTATGAGTTAGATATGAATATAAATTCTTATTTTGATTGATTACCTTAATTGAGTGGCTTTGTATTTAGGATAGATTGATTATCATGTTTATTGTTGCTGATCATATATTGAGGAGATAGTTGAGTAAATAGCGTGTATACTCAACTGTCAAAAACACAAAGTGGCTTGTGTTGCTTATCAGCTTTTAGCACACTAATTTATCCAGTGGTTGAAGATAAATGGACATTGTGAATTTCATGCTTCCTGCGACTTACAATTTACATGGCATAGATAGATGTACTCaacattttctttcttgataATGTTATGGTGACCTCTTTGAACCTCATGTTTTCACACCCATACTAAATGTTACTTCATGTTCTCTTGGATTcttaaaatttctttcctaaaaTGTCAGTTGTGATCTTATTATGCTAAAGATATTGCTTGTACCATTTAAATCTTCTATTTCCTTTGATGCCTATCTTCTTTTACTGAAAACGTTCCCATAGAGCAATGTTCATGAACAAAGCAGCTCACGAATGGTTATTGCTTGCTTTGGGTGGTTAAGAATTGAAAATGATTCCTTTATAATCTTCTTAGTGAactatttttgatattttttgtacCTTAGCATAATTTGAGTATTTTTATCCCGGTAAAGTAGTTATGCTtagatttattgttttgttgactccattttattccttttttttttttttttttaatatccttCCCTCAATCTTTTGTGAATGagttagtattttttattacacAATTGTATGAAGTAGAAGCAAAAGCCAAAGTGAATAGAACTTTATGCAAGAATTGGGGTTTCACGCTTTAATGGGATGTAGTTGTATCTCTTTGCAAGTCTGGTAGTTTTAATGGGATGTGTTTGCTTTGTAACGTATTGTCTTCAGCTTACAAGATTTTGTTGATGCTATTTCTATAGGTGTGTATAAGCACTCAATGTCTTTGATAATTGGTTTTtcccttggttttttttatttttttattttttatttttagaattagtTCAGCCAATGAGCTTTAATTCAAAGGACGACATAGCTACCTCAGTAAAGATTATCGGTTCATAGCCCAATAATGGCATGTGTGACTTAtcagtaataaaaaaaaaaaaaaaaaactgtagtCTTTATGCTTACTTGTTCCTGATTTGACATTTTTGTGGAATATGCTttacactattacattttgctttttagaaaataatttttaaatggtgAGGTTCAATGCTGCAAATGTCAGACGCAGTTTCAAACCCTTTGAATACACACACACTACAGTTTTTGAGGAGGTTCAATGCTGCAAATGTAGTCGCAGTTTCAAACCCTTTTCACGTGCCAAAAGGAACAGCACCGTATTCAAATCCTTTGGGTTGAGTCCAGCTGGATGAATGATTGCTGCCACTGTTCAAACTAAACCTTTATGAATCTTCCTTTTGTGAAGctggttgatttttttaatttttttttcttatgccTTGCTTTTGTTTTGCCTAGGAACTGGGTTTCGATAATCGTCCATGTAAATCTCATGAAAATTTTAGAGATTGTAACATTTATCTTTATATAAAACTTCATTTTGAGTAATACTGGAGATGGAAACAAGTGCTTGTGTTATTTCGTGTTCTTTGCAGGTAGAAATGATATTTTTTCAGTTAATACTTCCTCATAATATCTGGCTTTCACAGAAAATAAATACAGGATTGGAGTTTCTTTATGTTGTTTGTGGAGAGTGAACCTATCTGGGTCCAAATAATACTGTAAATTCAAGATGGGAGCTGCCAAAATTTGATGAGTCTCTAAAAACCCATTGCAATGGCAGTTTCTGGTCAAAATGTCCATCTCTACCATTTGATTTGAAAGACCTGAGCTTTCTCATGTGTTGGATGTAGTTCAATGACATAAACATTATTCTCCTAAGAATGCCAGACCATCAGATACCAAATTTCTTGATGCCGGGTTGGGGTATCTTTTAACAACTAAACAGGAGGTGCTGAAATTATGGTTGAGAGATTAAATCCTCCTAATTTGCTAAGTAGACCTCGAGAAATTCCATAATATGAATATGCTTGTCAATAGACATTGAGAGCCGTAATCTCTATTCTCTCTATTATTGGATTTCAAGcttttcacaaattttatttgatcatacatttaatcatatataaaggGGTGGACGTGGAGATGATTTATGTGTTACAAAAGCCATAGATGTTCTGAAGTTGCAGGAAGTAACTTCACTCCCAGGACATTCAATTGCATTCTCATGTCCTATACAGGCTAATTTATAGGATTTAACTATACCAATCATTGCCATTACATACTCAAAAATAAAGCTAGTTATCACCTAAGAAACTAGTAATACTCCTATCAGTGTGTGGAActcaataaagaaaatcaattttggTTAAAACATTTACAAATGTCCTCCAAGCTATCCATCATTATGGAGACGTTCCTCTCAAATATAGCAAAGAGTTTCAAACCCAAATTGTAACGACCCAGCCCCCAACAACGTAGATATTGTCCGTTTTGGGGCTCATACTACTCACAGTTTTGTTCTCTCCCAAAATACATAGCAGTGGGGAAAAAACCTCCACACATTTAAAGGAGGTCACTCCTTATGAGCATATCTCCATGTGCTTTCTTAGGCGATATGGGATTCCATAAATTATAAGACCCCCTTTTGGGTCTCTACACAAATACCAAACCATTTAATGCAAACAACAATATACCAATCACTTATTTTGAAATCATAATCATTGTCCAATTCACAATTTCACACTATGAAGGGTATAGCAGTAACCGGATGTAAAATTTACACAGTCACTGCCATCAACgagtcaaaatataaattctaaaatGGTGAAAGAGAAGCCAAGTAGATTTTAAACAATGAACCTAATACATGTTTGACAGGTAGCTTTGCCAAGCTGTCGAGGACAATGTCTTGTGGGAGATGTTGAGGAGGTTGTCTTGTTTGGGACATGTTTAGAGGAGAGAGTAAAGACTAAAGACTAAAGATTGAGTAAAGTAGTTTGTTGTTaactattattatgaaatacattattctttattaaattagtttaaattgtaaaaaaaaaaattaataaagcgACCATAAAAATGATTATCATGCACAATGCGTGAGTTTGCGGCTAGTTACTgctaattgtgaaatttgtgaTGAATGCATTCCCtagtaaattgaaaatttcattcccTCATTTTCATTATTACTTTCTAAATGCATGAGGTTTTGAACTATCCAAGGAACCAAACACAACAATCAAacccttagtcccaaaattttggaattgaTTATGGACAATGGCAGAATTAAGTATCATACAAAAGTCCaattttcattcattaaaattttcaattttgtattaCCAAGTTTCTATCAAGCTTTATACAATCTTATTTGAAAAAATCATAATGTTGAGAAGTTATTATAAGAAATACAAAAGAGATTTAATCAATGATTCAATAATCTTCTTATGATGTTAGAATACTAATCTATCAATAGGTATGATATTAATACTTATGATTCTATTTAAAGTTCATTTCATGTTTTGCTTGTTATTGACTTCTAATGTTATGATCCCCACCCACAAAAGAAATGAACTAACCTATAGAGGGGAACTGTGGTATTAGGGGACTCGGCTATAGGGTCCTTAAAGGTGAGGGGACACAAAAATGTCTTCGAGCTTTTCATCACCCCCGGAGCCAGTAGCCAATATGACCAAATCAATCTTTAGAAGTTGATCCTCACCATTAACcataaaaacttcttttttgcAGAAGCTGAAGCTTGTACCTTTTTTCAAAACGATGCTTCCCTTTTAAACTTTGTCATAGAATTTTTCTGGCATTATCCAGATTAAACAAGAACTGAATTGTTGAAGGAAACTATGCTTTGGTACCATTCCTAACTTTGCCAACCGAAGCTTCTTTATTAtataactttcaataaatttggAGAATGTATAAAAGGTTTTTGAGCTTCAACTCTTAGGAAAGCCTTCTTCAAGGGTGTTagtatataatttcaaaaaattggagTATAAGTCCAATATTTGGAGGggtcaaatttgaaaaaaaatattaaaaaaaaaaaaagtggattgCACACTGAAGGGGCTTGTataatataaaagcaaaatgttagactttttgttgaccatcCTTATTGCACCATGTGGCTATATAAATTTATGCcatgtatttattaaaaaacattgtAATAAACACATTTTCGGTTAATAGACACATTTCTATTCAATATGCACATTTTAGGTCAATAGGCACCTTTTCATTCAATAGGAACATTTTCGGTCAATAAACACATTTTGGTATATCAAATATGAAGGGTTATAACTTTTTAATAAGCAACTTTCGGTATATCTAATTTGAATGGTTATGACTTTTCAAAATGCACCTTTTGGTATAAGTAGTACAACCTAtcttatatatatctaattaaACTAGAGACGCAATATTCTATCTATTATTTATTcccacaaaaaactaataaataaaacatcatttctttcttttgtataaCTATTAACACTTTAtgctatttcttttaatatcattttttttttaaaaaaaattcatgtattTTTGCTTACTACTGCAACtcaaaaatgatattttttccCCCCTAAAACTCATTTAGTAATTATTCCCGTGCATCAaagggttagcgactagttcaTATAACAAAGGTAAAGGTACACCCCAGGGAAAGGAATCAGGAACAATCCAACGTTCGGTCTTGTATAGTACACCGCATAGATGGTCAATGACTGCAAATTTTGTGTAAACCAATGAAAACAATATGTATAAATCTGAGTAATGGAGCAGATAATTAAAAGTACTTTTCATGCGTATGCCTTAATGATTACGTAAATTCTCCCTAGCAAATTACCTTATTAAAGTTGTTGTGTCTTTTATAAAACCTACAAGTTCTACATTGTAAtattagtgaatttttttttataccatttgCTATTGAATGCCATAGCAATGTCCAATGCAGATTTTTGGAATCCCACAACAGTGACTTGCTTCCCTTTGACAAGCTTAGCTGCATTTTCAATATCCATGACTGCTACCACTATCGAAACCGTACCTTTAGGAATCTTCCATTTGTGAAGGCGATTGAAAATTTATCCCCTGTATGCATGGCTTTTGTTTTGCCTAGGATTTGTGTTTCAGTAATCATCCATGTGAATCTTAGGAAAATTTTAGAGATTGTAACATTTATCCTTATATAAAACTTCATTCTAGTGATACTGGAGATAAAGACACCTGATGTGTTGTTTCTTGTTACCTTGCAGgtagaaattatatatttttgagttaATACTTAATCATAGTATTTGGTTTAATCTGATTTCACGGAAAATAAATACACAATTGGTGCTTCCCTATGTTGTCTGAGGAAAGTGAACGCATCTCGGTCCAAATAATATTGTAAATTCAAGATGGGAGTCGCCAAAATCTGGTTTATAAGTTTCTACAAAACCAATTGCATTGGCAGTTTATTGTCAAAATGTCCATctctacatgtttttttttcttgtaggaCTAAGTAATCCATCTCTACCATTTGATTTGGAATATTGGAGCTTcctcatgtatatatatatatatatatatatatatataattttttttttataagtaagaaaaatgtatattcgaaaagctattttttgcaaaaagagCATAAAGCAAAACCAAAAGCTACAAAGGAAagcaacaagaaaacaaaacaaaaaagaaaactaattacaaaagaggagagaacaaaggaaagaagagagagaatcactagTTGTGAGTCCTCTAGTCCGAGACTAGTCAAAAAGAGATCCATT
This genomic window contains:
- the LOC115968211 gene encoding putative F-box protein At2g02030: MSDNLPAKVSKSLFTKEEEEEVAMWEFLPPEILPNILLRLPTKSIVKFTSVCKTWRSLIRNPDFISAHLKLSDHNQPLLLFRFCSDGRLKQPYLDYLVRDTDEKEVYKLYCDNQDFNEHARFDFPFHTLGRTPIFRVVGTCNGLVCVEDDGLLGRIILWNPCVRMFVELPTPSITYQGYHEEDGYGYDAAIGLGFDSKTNDYKVVRVVTVVDVWRCVDWGVSSPKVEVYSLATGEWSMVTTALPGAVHPCDPMPFVNGALHWVALRRTNYNKHRNFITVLDLGDMVFREIALPILSDEKDYGNESHIHPLISAYGNSLALIHGGRGLNLNVWLMKRYADASSWTKIVIFPHLGPLDQAINDIEDVGYGFKPGFKPSAKGFRKNGEVLVELYEQPFVSQDLETHECKDLPISAYNYTFVGSYVKSLVLLDKPNRAATY